The proteins below are encoded in one region of Casimicrobium huifangae:
- a CDS encoding tetratricopeptide repeat protein, which produces MPTTNTRFRHAAALLGALTSITLSHAADTETSPAKNAASTDYVAGQQAVEAKQWKAAVDAFTRATLQDPKNADAWNMLGYSSRWAGDYKAAFAAYERALALDPHHRGAHSYRGAAYVRTNDLAKARAELATLDGLCGKDCEEYKLLARAIAEYKPQ; this is translated from the coding sequence ATGCCCACCACCAACACCCGATTTCGCCATGCCGCCGCATTGCTCGGCGCCCTCACTTCCATCACGCTGTCACACGCTGCTGACACCGAAACCAGCCCGGCCAAAAACGCCGCGTCTACCGACTACGTGGCTGGTCAGCAGGCCGTCGAAGCCAAACAGTGGAAAGCTGCGGTGGACGCCTTCACCCGCGCCACGCTGCAAGACCCGAAGAACGCCGACGCCTGGAACATGCTGGGCTACTCAAGCCGCTGGGCGGGCGACTATAAGGCGGCGTTCGCTGCCTACGAGCGTGCCCTCGCGCTTGATCCACATCATCGCGGCGCGCACAGCTATCGCGGCGCTGCCTACGTGCGGACCAATGACCTTGCCAAAGCGCGCGCCGAACTCGCCACCCTGGATGGTCTCTGCGGGAAGGACTGCGAGGAATACAAGCTGCTGGCCAGGGCAATCGCGGAGTACAAACCGCAGTAG
- a CDS encoding aquaporin: MLRRALVAEFLGSLLLACVVVGSGILAERLAAGNAAVALLGNTLATVAALGVLIVLFGPLSGAQFNPIVSLVLALRGEQGWRVAAAYVPAQVVAMIAGAWLAHAMFGLPLMQSATQARGSFGEALGEFVATFWLLLTLLGTLATRPVAVVLTVPAAIAAGYWFTSSTSFANPAITIARSLTDTFAGVRADDVTTFIAAQLLGGVAALAVARLLWRAR, from the coding sequence ATGCTCCGGCGTGCGCTGGTTGCCGAGTTTCTCGGCTCGCTGCTGCTCGCCTGCGTGGTGGTCGGCAGCGGCATCTTGGCCGAGCGGCTGGCGGCGGGCAACGCGGCGGTTGCGCTCCTGGGCAACACACTGGCGACGGTGGCGGCGCTTGGCGTGCTGATTGTGCTGTTCGGCCCGCTCTCCGGCGCGCAGTTCAACCCGATCGTATCGCTGGTGCTGGCGTTGCGTGGCGAGCAGGGGTGGCGTGTCGCAGCCGCATATGTGCCTGCACAGGTGGTTGCCATGATCGCCGGTGCATGGCTGGCGCACGCCATGTTCGGTTTGCCGCTGATGCAGTCGGCCACCCAGGCGCGTGGCTCGTTCGGCGAAGCGCTGGGTGAGTTTGTCGCGACCTTCTGGCTGTTGCTCACCCTTCTGGGCACCCTGGCGACGCGGCCAGTCGCCGTGGTGTTGACGGTGCCGGCGGCCATCGCGGCGGGCTACTGGTTCACCTCGTCAACGTCGTTTGCCAACCCGGCGATCACCATTGCGCGCTCCCTCACCGACACCTTCGCCGGGGTCCGCGCCGACGACGTGACGACTTTTATCGCCGCGCAACTGCTGGGCGGAGTCGCTGCCTTGGCGGTAGCGCGGCTATTGTGGCGAGCGCGTTGA
- a CDS encoding ArsR/SmtB family transcription factor: METNNAAAKLAALAQPTRLDIFRALVVAGAPGLPAGALAEQLGVAPPVLSFHLKELRFAELVDSETQGRYVIYRARFDTMNALLAFLTENCCARSTTQDASCCVPDLARPARDPKTP; the protein is encoded by the coding sequence ATGGAAACCAACAACGCCGCCGCCAAACTCGCCGCCCTTGCCCAGCCGACGCGGCTGGACATCTTCCGCGCCCTTGTCGTTGCCGGCGCGCCGGGGCTGCCTGCCGGCGCGCTCGCCGAGCAACTGGGCGTGGCGCCGCCGGTGCTCTCGTTCCACCTGAAAGAGCTGCGCTTCGCGGAGCTGGTGGATTCCGAGACACAGGGCCGTTATGTGATTTACCGGGCGCGCTTCGACACCATGAACGCGCTGCTCGCCTTCCTGACTGAAAACTGCTGCGCGCGCAGCACGACGCAGGACGCATCCTGCTGTGTGCCGGATCTGGCCAGACCGGCGCGCGACCCCAAAACCCCCTGA
- a CDS encoding arsenate reductase ArsC, whose protein sequence is MMSKTYNVLFLCTGNSARSVMAEALVSVIGGGRFVGYSAGSHPTGRVNPFAVELTTQIGYPADRLRSKSWDEFATPDAPQMDFIITVCDNAAGEVCPYWPGKPATAHWGFADPAGVEGSDEEKRQAFRHIFNEITQRVRAFASLPLAALDAQSLQHEVRKIGETQAATV, encoded by the coding sequence ATCATGAGCAAGACGTACAACGTGCTCTTTCTGTGCACCGGCAACTCCGCCCGCAGCGTGATGGCCGAGGCGCTGGTCTCGGTGATCGGCGGTGGGCGCTTTGTCGGCTACAGCGCTGGCAGTCATCCCACCGGTCGAGTCAACCCGTTCGCGGTGGAGCTGACCACGCAGATTGGCTATCCGGCCGACCGGCTGCGCAGCAAATCATGGGACGAATTCGCCACGCCCGACGCGCCGCAGATGGACTTCATCATCACCGTCTGCGACAACGCGGCGGGCGAAGTGTGCCCCTATTGGCCCGGCAAGCCGGCCACCGCGCACTGGGGCTTTGCCGACCCGGCGGGGGTTGAGGGTAGCGATGAAGAAAAGCGGCAGGCGTTCCGCCACATCTTCAACGAGATCACGCAGCGCGTGCGCGCGTTCGCCAGTTTGCCGCTGGCGGCGCTCGATGCGCAGTCGCTGCAACACGAAGTACGCAAGATCGGCGAAACGCAGGCGGCGACGGTGTGA
- a CDS encoding ArsI/CadI family heavy metal resistance metalloenzyme: MKRFHVHVAVDDLAQSTRFYSALFGAAPAVEKADYVKWMLDDPRVNFAISARGQSPGVNHLGLQVDSDDELAALKTQHNAAALALFDEGETSCCYAHSNKHWLTDPQGVAWEVYHTMGEVETFNGAVAPSCGSSDTAKASGCCVPAASSANAAPTEAKRTSGCCAPA, translated from the coding sequence ATGAAACGATTTCACGTTCACGTTGCGGTTGACGATCTGGCGCAGAGCACGCGTTTCTACAGCGCGCTGTTCGGTGCCGCGCCGGCTGTTGAAAAGGCGGACTACGTCAAGTGGATGCTCGACGATCCGCGCGTCAATTTCGCCATCTCGGCGCGCGGCCAGTCGCCGGGTGTCAATCACCTCGGTCTGCAGGTCGACAGCGACGACGAACTGGCCGCGCTCAAGACGCAGCACAACGCCGCCGCGTTGGCGCTGTTTGACGAGGGCGAGACCAGCTGCTGCTACGCGCACAGCAACAAGCACTGGCTGACCGACCCGCAGGGCGTGGCCTGGGAGGTCTATCACACGATGGGCGAGGTGGAAACGTTCAATGGAGCGGTGGCACCGTCCTGCGGCAGCAGCGACACCGCGAAGGCGAGCGGTTGCTGCGTACCCGCTGCGTCGTCGGCCAACGCCGCACCGACTGAGGCGAAGCGCACCAGCGGTTGCTGCGCACCGGCCTGA